One window from the genome of Rufibacter tibetensis encodes:
- a CDS encoding family 43 glycosylhydrolase, which produces MRKNLYSLVAFWLLLLLAFPSRLFALDGNINSHDPGALLKDGKKYWMFTTGAGIYAAFSEDLIRWNSAPKTVFPIGTWPEWINKVVPGFEGIFWAPECVFMNGRYYLYYSCSTFGSSTSAIGVASSPTLDQDSPAYQWTDHGMVVSSSARTDINAIDPAIFKDDDGRVYMSYGSFSAGIGVVELDPLTGKRKVGAAIVTVAGGNNASWEAPYIFKEGPYYYLVVNRGFCCRGTSSTYYLVMGRSTSINGPYVDKAGVDLRNGGGTTLLNKSGKYIGPGHFGLMRENGYNYVSMHYYDGNDNGNAKLDIANLGFDATGWPFLTRDWVAAGRYKMTNQNSQLAWESKGCTGKSGEPLAQAPWTGLNCQQWDLTPVGDGVYTIRSAESGLALSLTPSTVPLTCNTAPGTKLQMTIPLDLDCQKFKIERAADGAYVFTSLANNLVVEVPFASREPGTELITWGQNGCACQRWYINRPSESIVSKASYTAPQNGRTVSYENLQLLWTGNAQSYNVYLGSSPNQLELVASNTSATSLRVPDQMPIGTYYWRVDAVTNGQVAVGEVWSFTVEDRVAPTVLVRNISVTLKDGMAMIQPQEIDAGSNDAYGIASVSLSKDRFDCSALGVNEVLLKVTDKNGNSASTTANVTVEGALPAPAISVSRRDPTFTGADANTLFLGYGAQELLLTASNLTPTGLTTYQWTPSEGLSSTHGAEITFKPTVAGTYRIRVTATNEFGCQTFAEMLVKVIDARCNTSLGKVLVCHKGAAVCVEASSVQEHLGHGCNLGNCTSTQVASSGQSQSALAEAGIASANLKAFPNPAYDHTTIEFSLPKAGKYKLALFDSNGKLVEALREGVAKSGESESVPLSTAKYAKGLYLLQLVTEQGVTSTRLVIH; this is translated from the coding sequence ATGAGAAAGAACCTTTACTCTCTAGTAGCATTCTGGCTGCTCCTCTTATTGGCCTTTCCTTCCCGGCTGTTCGCCCTGGACGGCAACATCAACTCCCATGATCCAGGAGCCTTGTTAAAGGATGGGAAAAAGTACTGGATGTTTACCACAGGAGCCGGTATCTATGCTGCCTTCTCGGAGGATTTAATCAGGTGGAACTCTGCCCCTAAAACCGTGTTCCCCATCGGCACCTGGCCAGAATGGATCAACAAGGTAGTGCCGGGTTTTGAGGGCATCTTCTGGGCTCCGGAATGCGTGTTCATGAATGGCCGCTATTACCTTTATTATTCCTGCTCTACCTTTGGCTCTTCCACCTCTGCCATTGGGGTAGCTTCTAGTCCTACTCTGGACCAGGATTCACCCGCCTATCAATGGACAGACCATGGCATGGTCGTTTCTTCCTCGGCCCGCACAGACATCAACGCCATTGACCCTGCTATCTTCAAAGACGATGACGGAAGGGTTTATATGTCGTATGGGTCCTTCTCAGCCGGCATTGGAGTGGTAGAACTGGATCCGCTCACCGGTAAGCGGAAAGTGGGAGCTGCAATTGTGACGGTAGCCGGGGGAAACAACGCCTCTTGGGAAGCCCCTTATATCTTCAAGGAAGGGCCCTATTACTACCTGGTTGTAAACCGCGGTTTTTGCTGCCGGGGCACCAGCAGCACCTATTACCTGGTGATGGGTCGTTCTACCAGCATCAATGGCCCCTATGTAGACAAGGCAGGGGTTGACCTGAGAAATGGGGGCGGCACTACCCTCCTCAATAAGTCTGGAAAATACATTGGGCCGGGCCATTTCGGGCTGATGCGGGAAAATGGGTATAACTATGTCTCCATGCATTACTATGACGGAAACGACAACGGCAATGCCAAGCTGGACATCGCCAACCTGGGGTTTGATGCCACCGGATGGCCGTTCCTCACCCGCGACTGGGTAGCGGCAGGACGCTACAAAATGACCAACCAAAACAGCCAGTTAGCGTGGGAATCAAAAGGTTGTACCGGAAAGTCAGGCGAGCCCTTGGCGCAGGCTCCCTGGACTGGACTGAATTGCCAGCAGTGGGACCTTACCCCGGTAGGTGATGGAGTATATACCATCCGGTCTGCTGAGAGTGGCCTGGCGTTAAGCCTCACTCCGTCCACAGTACCCCTCACCTGCAACACCGCCCCGGGAACTAAACTGCAAATGACCATTCCTTTGGACCTGGACTGCCAAAAGTTCAAGATTGAACGGGCTGCCGATGGGGCTTATGTCTTTACCTCCCTAGCCAACAACCTGGTGGTAGAAGTGCCCTTTGCCTCCCGGGAGCCGGGCACGGAACTCATCACCTGGGGGCAGAACGGTTGCGCCTGCCAAAGATGGTACATTAACCGACCATCAGAATCCATTGTCTCCAAAGCTTCCTATACGGCTCCCCAGAACGGCCGCACTGTCTCTTATGAAAACCTACAACTGCTCTGGACCGGAAATGCCCAGAGCTACAACGTGTATCTGGGGTCCTCCCCTAACCAACTTGAGCTAGTAGCTTCCAATACTTCCGCAACTTCGTTACGGGTACCTGATCAAATGCCCATTGGAACCTACTACTGGAGGGTAGACGCAGTCACAAACGGGCAGGTGGCTGTTGGGGAAGTCTGGTCTTTCACCGTGGAAGACCGAGTAGCCCCTACTGTTCTGGTTCGGAACATTTCGGTTACCCTGAAGGATGGCATGGCCATGATCCAGCCCCAGGAGATAGATGCAGGCAGTAATGATGCCTATGGGATAGCCTCTGTGTCATTAAGCAAAGACCGCTTTGACTGCAGTGCTTTAGGAGTAAATGAAGTACTGCTGAAGGTAACGGACAAAAACGGAAACTCGGCTTCCACTACGGCAAACGTCACCGTAGAGGGGGCATTGCCTGCTCCTGCCATCAGCGTGAGCCGCCGCGACCCAACCTTTACGGGTGCTGATGCCAACACCCTTTTCTTAGGGTATGGCGCCCAGGAACTTCTGTTGACAGCCAGCAATCTTACCCCTACAGGGCTCACCACTTACCAGTGGACCCCTAGTGAGGGTCTAAGCAGTACCCACGGGGCAGAGATCACTTTCAAACCCACAGTTGCCGGCACCTACAGGATCAGGGTAACCGCTACCAATGAGTTTGGCTGCCAAACCTTCGCGGAGATGCTAGTGAAAGTGATTGACGCCAGGTGTAACACCAGCTTGGGGAAAGTCCTTGTTTGCCACAAAGGAGCAGCGGTCTGCGTAGAGGCCAGTTCGGTACAGGAACACCTTGGCCATGGATGCAACTTAGGTAACTGCACAAGCACCCAGGTTGCCTCTTCAGGGCAGTCACAGTCAGCCCTGGCAGAAGCTGGCATAGCAAGCGCAAACCTCAAAGCCTTTCCAAACCCGGCCTATGACCACACTACTATTGAGTTCTCGTTGCCAAAAGCCGGCAAATACAAGCTTGCCCTTTTTGATAGCAACGGCAAATTGGTGGAAGCGCTCAGAGAAGGAGTAGCTAAATCTGGAGAAAGTGAATCTGTTCCTCTTTCTACCGCTAAATACGCCAAAGGCTTGTACCTGCTTCAATTGGTAACCGAGCAGGGTGTAACCAGCACACGGTTAGTGATACACTAA
- a CDS encoding TM2 domain-containing protein, with protein sequence MIVLKSKTTATILSFLLGGLGAHHFYLENKKRGLLYLAFFWTLIPAVVGFVEFILLVTQSEDDFNLKYNPGEFCEKYRKPHSMPVSRRGKTATTSELNLEEQLLQVH encoded by the coding sequence GTGATTGTTCTTAAGAGTAAAACAACCGCCACTATTCTTTCTTTCTTACTGGGAGGATTAGGGGCTCACCATTTTTATCTGGAAAATAAAAAAAGAGGACTTTTGTATCTGGCCTTCTTCTGGACCCTTATCCCAGCTGTAGTAGGATTTGTGGAGTTTATCTTGTTAGTAACCCAGTCAGAAGATGATTTCAATTTGAAGTACAACCCTGGAGAGTTTTGTGAGAAATACCGTAAGCCACACAGTATGCCTGTAAGTCGTAGAGGAAAAACAGCCACTACTTCAGAGTTGAATTTGGAGGAACAACTATTACAAGTGCATTAA